From one Erinaceus europaeus chromosome 4, mEriEur2.1, whole genome shotgun sequence genomic stretch:
- the SNU13 gene encoding NHP2-like protein 1 — MTEADVNPKAYPLADAHLTKKLLDLVQQSCNYKQLRKGANEATKTLNRGISEFIVMAADAEPLEIILHLPLLCEDKNVPYVFVRSKQALGRACGVSRPVIACSVTIKEGSQLKQQIQSIQQSIERLLV, encoded by the exons ATG ACTGAGGCTGATGTAAATCCGAAGGCCTACCCCCTCGCAGATGCCCACCTTACCAAGAAACTACTGGACCTTGTCCAGCAGTCATGCAACTACAAGCAGCTTCGGAAAGGAGCCAATGAGG CCACTAAAACTCTCAACAGAGGCATCTCTGAGTTCATTGTGATGGCTGCAGATGCTGAGCCCCTGGAAATAATCCTGCACCTCCCCCTGCTGTGTGAAGACAAGAACGTGCCCTATGTGTTTGTGCGCTCCAAGCAGGCTCTAGGACGAGCCTGTGGGGTCTCCAGGCCTGTCATTGCTTGTTCTGTCACCATCAAAGAAGGCTCCCAGCTGAAGCAGCAGATCCAGTCCATTCAGCAGTCCATTGAAAGGCTCTTAGTCTAA